A genomic stretch from Ictalurus punctatus breed USDA103 chromosome 2, Coco_2.0, whole genome shotgun sequence includes:
- the syce2 gene encoding synaptonemal complex central element protein 2 — translation MAQQFGHPGSAIFQSTPKATHHHVSAKVSEEGHGHGLDQDSTGEILSFVTLDENHEQQSMDSGINVSHRSLPMNEVDESVVSTPINTRIDEIGKKAQDLIERINQNRAMDQKLMNSFEEKLMKKVSEMCQQMKEQMFEYYEKHSREMETKLTELSEVLERSSQLSMELQGASQTLAAINKGLQQTPGQ, via the exons ATGGCTCAGCAATTTGGACATCCTGGTTCTGCTATATTTCAGTCGACACCCAAAGCCACTCATCACCACGTGTCAGCAAAG GTGTCAGAAGAGGGTCATGGGCATGGTTTAGACCAAGACTCAACTGGTGAAATACTGTCATTTGTAACCCTGGATGAAAACCATGAGCAGCAAAG CATGGATTCAGGCATTAATGTCTCACACAGAAGTTTACCAATGAACGAGGTGGATGAGAGTGTTGTCTCCACCCCTATTAACACAAGAATAGATGAAATTGGGAAGAAAGCACAAGACCTTATAGAGAGGATCAACCAGAACCGGGCAATGGACCAGAAACTTATGAACAGCTTTGAGGAGAAACTAATGAAGAAG GTGAGTGAGATGTGCCAACAGATGAAGGAGCAGATGTTTGAGTATTATGAGAAACATAGCCGAGAAATGGAGACAAAGCTCACTGAGCTCTCAGAAGTGTTGGAGCGCAGCAGTCAGCTCAGCATGGAGCTCCAGGGAGCCAGCCAGACACTGGCAGCCATTAACAAGGGTCTGCAGCAAACCCCAGGCCAGTAG